From a single Apostichopus japonicus isolate 1M-3 chromosome 12, ASM3797524v1, whole genome shotgun sequence genomic region:
- the LOC139977356 gene encoding uncharacterized protein, producing MYTLECTATEARPKVQLTWLFDESIVQLGDASFVTLTTKGKKNLWDSSINLHFYLEGTSAMITCLAVGESNLQRTNRTIAFLSLDESDGFPLTIIWIFLAVVIVITSTTMPIFYKLKFSAGTKGQLHIRDAREPDLNLANMGSVIDGMCKTEGLERNEEWTSAHQSLPHKQRYGI from the exons ATGTACACTTTGGAATGCACCGCAACTGAAGCAAGGCCGAAGGTGCAATTGACGTGGCTTTTTGATGAGTCAATTGTACAATTGGGAGACGCTTCGTTCGTAACCCTAACAactaaaggaaagaaaaatctgTGGGACAGCAGTATCAATCTTCACTTCTACCTCGAAGGCACCAGTGCCATGATAACTTGCCTTGCAGTGGGCGAATCTAATCTCCAAAGAACTAACAGAACAATTGCTTTTCTAAGCTTGG ATGAATCAGACGGATTTCCTCTTACAATTATTTGGATCTTCCTCGCTGTGGTCATTGTAATCACATCGACGACAATGCCAATTTTCTATAAATTGAAGTTTTCAGCAG GAACAAAGGGTCAACTCCATATTAG GGATGCAAGAGAACCAGACCTGAATCTCGCAAATATGGGAAGCGTTATTGATGGAATGTGTAAGACGGAAGGGCTCGAGAGAAATGAAG AATGGACTTCAGCTCATCAATCGTTGCCACATAAGCAGAGGTATGGTATATAA
- the LOC139977839 gene encoding uncharacterized protein, whose amino-acid sequence MVIDIKRKVTIPELPPEASARNEYTWASDSWSTAECVWKMLTFGTNQNLEHTWEAQSQIYPSYVLESLMQSTSVECMDRPPLKDLREAISTWMIRQDMDIEDADLTSKSSHGSVGEDGYTPMEGNTVIAKD is encoded by the exons ATGGTCATAGACAttaagagaaag GTGACGATCCCTGAGCTACCACCTGAGGCATCAGCGCGAAATGAGTACACCTGGGCCAGTGATTCTTGGTCAACGGCTGAATGTGTCTGGAAAATGCTAACTTTTG GTACTAACCAGAACTTGGAACATACATGGGAGGCTCAGTCCCAAATATATCCTTCCTACGT TCTTGAGTCTTTGATGCAGTCTACTTCTGTAGAATGCATGGATCGTCCGCCCTTGAAAGATTTGCGGGAAGCAATAAGCACATGGATGATTAGACAAGATATG GATATTGAAGATGCTGATCTGACAAGCAAATCATCACATGGAAGCGTAGGAGAAGATGGATACACACCAATGGAAGGAAATACAGTAATTGCAAAGGATTAA